One Salvia splendens isolate huo1 chromosome 12, SspV2, whole genome shotgun sequence genomic window carries:
- the LOC121759707 gene encoding transcription factor MYB83-like: MRKPEHNVVMGKEKVSNGGGVKAKLRKGLWSPEEDEKLMNYMVTNGQGCWSDIARNAGLQRCGKSCRLRWINYLRPDLKRGAFSPQEEHLIIHLHSILGNRWSQIAARLPGRTDNEIKNFWNSTIKKRLKNAGNTTTTTTTSSSPNNSDSSDHHPLKAGGATVFMQEYEVAGVCMDSSSSPCSSLATQFGNPFIPLMDHHQHNNNNIFDINGVVPMFNLGHEVGVETLGGALGDYGAMKPYVMGLENDLSVPGLEVNNNTTSNYDKNISVNDAHYLSNNNNNNNDHGSIKVEELVGVGNHWQGETFKMGELDWEGLLANVTSLPYLDFHLE; this comes from the exons ATGAGGAAGCCTGAGCATAATGTGGTGATGGGGAAGGAGAAAGTGAGCAATGGAGGAGGAGTGAAGGCGAAGCTGAGGAAGGGGCTGTGGTCGCCGGAGGAGGATGAGAAGCTGATGAATTACATGGTGACGAATGGGCAAGGCTGTTGGAGCGACATTGCCAGAAACGCGGGGCTGCAGCGCTGTGGGAAGAGCTGCCGCCTGCGTTGGATCAACTATCTGCGCCCGGATCTTAAGCGCGGCGCCTTCTCCCCTCAGGAGGAGCATCTCATCATCCACTTGCATTCCATTCTTGGCAACAG GTGGTCTCAAATCGCAGCACGTCTTCCTGGAAGGACGGACAACGAGATCAAGAACTTCTGGAACTCAACAATCAAAAAGAGGTTAAAGAATGCAGGCAACACCACTACCACAACCACCACCTCATCGTCTCCGAACAACAGCGACTCCTCCGACCACCATCCCCTCAAGGCCGGAGGGGCCACCGTGTTCATGCAAGAGTACGAGGTAGCCGGCGTCTGCATGGACTCGTCGTCTTCCCCGTGCTCGTCCCTGGCCACCCAATTCGGCAACCCTTTCATCCCCCTCATGGATCATCATCAGCACAACAATAACAACATATTCGACATAAACGGCGTCGTTCCAATGTTCAATTTGGGGCATGAGGTTGGTGTGGAAACCCTAGGGGGGGCTTTGGGGGACTATGGGGCAATGAAGCCCTATGTGATGGGATTGGAAAATGACCTTTCTGTCCCTGGATTGGAAGTTAACAACAACACTACTTCCAATTATGACAAGAACATTAGTGTCAACGATGCCCATTATCTtagtaacaataataataataataatgatcaTGGAAGCATCAAAGTAGAGGAATTGGTTGGGGTTGGGAATCATTGGCAAGGAGAAACCTTCAAAATGGGAGAATTGGATTGGGAGGGTTTGTTGGCTAATGTCACCTCCTTACCTTACCTAGATTTCCATCTTGAATAA